In Mustela lutreola isolate mMusLut2 chromosome 1, mMusLut2.pri, whole genome shotgun sequence, one genomic interval encodes:
- the LOC131836782 gene encoding olfactory receptor 56B1-like, whose product MSASLKGSNSSKFQVSEFILMGFPGIHSWQHWLSFPLAILYLSAIGANILILITICQDPALQQPMYYFLSILSVVDMGLATTIMPKILAIFWFDAKVISLPECFAQIYAIHCFVGMESGIFLCMAFDRYVAICHPLRYPSIVTNALILKATVFMVLRNGLFVIPVPVLAAQRNYCSRNEIEHCLCSNLGVTSLACDDRRPNSICQLILAWIGMGTDLGLIILSYTLILRSVLRLNSAEAASKALSTCSSHLILILFFYTVVVVVSVTHLAEPKAPLIPVLLNVLHNIIPPSLNPIVYALRTKELRASFQKVFCLSLEKNTRHKRPSA is encoded by the coding sequence ATGTCTGCATCTCTGAAAGGCTCTAATAGCTCCAAATTCCAGGTCTCTGAGTTCATCCTGATGGGATTCCCAGGCATTCATAGCTGGCAACACTGGCTCTCCTTCCCATTGGCAATACTCTACCTCTCTGCAATCGGTGCTAACATCCTCATCCTCATCACCATTTGCCAGGACCCTGCCCTTCAGCAGCCTATGTACTATTTTCTAAGCATTCTGTCTGTGGTGGACATGGGCCTGGCCACCACCATCATGCCCAAGATCTTGGCCATCTTCTGGTTTGATGCCAAGGTCATCAGCCTCCCTGAGTGCTTTGCTCAGATTTATGCCATTCACTGCTTTGTTGGCATGGAGTCTGGTATCTTCCTCTGTATGGCTTTTGACAGATATGTAGCAATTTGTCATCCTCTTCGCTACCCATCAATTGTCACCAATGCCTTAATCTTAAAAGCTACGGTGTTCATGGTACTTAGAAATGGCTTGTTTGTCATTCCGGTGCCTGTGCTTGCAGCCCAGCGTAATTATTGCTCCAGGAATGAGATTGAGCATTGCCTGTGCTCTAACCTTGGGGTCACTAGCCTGGCTTGTGATGACAGGAGGCCAAACAGCATCTGCCAGTTGATTCTGGCATGGATTGGAATGGGGACTGACCTGGGTCTCATAATATTGTCATACACTTTGATTCTGCGCTCTGTACTTAGACTGAACTCGGCTGAAGCTGCATCCAAAGCTCTGAGCACTTGTAGCTCCCATCTGATCCTTATTCTCTTCTTCTACACAGTTGTTGTTGTGGTTTCAGTAACTCACCTGGCAGAACCCAAAGCTCCTTTGATTCCAGTTTTACTCAATGTGCTGCACAACATCATCCCCCCTTCCCTCAACCCTATAGTTTATGCACTTAGGACTAAAGAACTCAGGGCAAGCTTCCAAAAGGTGTTTTGTTTGAGcctagaaaagaacacaaggCACAAAAGACCTTCTGCATGA
- the LOC131836729 gene encoding olfactory receptor 52N4-like: MLMLNQTDLTPASFILNGIPGLEDMHMWISFPFCTMYAVAVVGNCGLLYLILYEDSLHRPMYYFLAMLSLTDLFICSSTIPKALCIFWFHFKEISFDGCLVQMFFVHTFTGMESGVLMLMALDRYVAICYPLHYSTFLTNSVIAKAGLSTFLRGVLLIIPFTVLTKHLPYCRGNIIPHTYCDHMSVAKLSCGNIKVNVIYGLTVALLIGGFDILCITVSYTMILQAVISLSSADARQKAFSTCTAHICAIVFSYSPAFFSFFSHRFGGHTIPPSCHIIVANIYLLLPPTVNPIVYGVKTKQIRDCVIRITSGSKDVKSQSK; the protein is encoded by the coding sequence ATGTTAATGCTAAACCAAACAGACCTGACTCCAGCCTCATTCATCCTTAATGGGATCCCAGGACTGGAGGACATGCACATGTGGATTTCCTTCCCATTCTGCACCATGTATGCTGTGGCTGTGGTAGGGAATTGTGGGCTCCTCTACCTCATCCTCTATGAGGACTCCCTGCACAGGCCGATGTACTATTTTTTAGCTATGCTTTCCCTAACTGACCTTTTTATATGCTCTAGTACAATTCCTAAAGCTCTCTGCATCTTCTGGTTCCATTTCAAGGAAATCAGCTTTGATGGATGTCTGGTCCAGATGTTTTTTGTCCATACCTTCACAGGGATGGAGTCTGGGGTGCTCATGCTTATGGCCCTGGACCGCTATGTGGCTATCTGTTACCCTTTGCACTACTCTACTTTTCTCACCAATTCTGTTATTGCAAAGGCTGGGCTTTCTACCTTTCTCAGAGGAGTGTTGCTCATCATTCCCTTCACTGTCCTCACCAAGCACCTGCCCTACTGCAGAGGGAATATAATTCCCCACACCTACTGTGACCACATGTCTGTAGCCAAATTATCCTGTGGGAATATCAAGGTCAATGTCATTTATGGTCTGACGGTTGCCCTCCTGATTGGGGGCTTTGACATCCTGTGCATCACAGTCTCCTACACCATGATCCTCCAGGCAGTGATCAGCCTCTCTTCAGCAGATGCTCGACAGAAGGCCTTCAGCACCTGCACTGCTCACATCTGTGCCATTGTTTTTTCCTACAGTCcagctttcttctccttcttttcccaCCGCTTTGGGGGCCACACAATCCCTCCATCTTGCCACATCATTGTGGCCAATATTTATCTGCTCTTGCCTCCCACTGTGAACCCTATTGTCTATGGGGTGAAAACCAAGCAGATACGAGACTGTGTCATAAGGATCACTTCAGGTTCTAAGGATGTCAAGTCCCAGAGCAAATGA